From the Natrarchaeobaculum aegyptiacum genome, one window contains:
- the purD gene encoding phosphoribosylamine--glycine ligase gives MTETVLLIGGGGREHAIARALEGSDADCYACAGNRNPGIARIAEGFETLETTDPEAVVSYAEDVGATIGVVGPEAPLDAGVADALEEAGIYAFGPKQDDARIETDKAFQRRFMAEEDIPGCPDFETFDDAEAACEFIDEYDGDLAIKPAGLTGGKGVKVIGDQVTPEEGKEYIRDSGYDRIVLEERLIGEEFTVQAFVANGTLETAPAVQDHKRAYEGDEGPNTGGMGSYSDATRELPFMTEDDYEEAVSIIEATVDALEDYRGILYGQFMLTAEGPKVIEFNARFGDPEAMNTLPVLETDFLDVLTAARDGEPVPDLEFADQATVCKYAVPEGYPTDPEAGAKVKVDEESVARVVRATADSSGEGSDPRESAGDALLYYASVDERDDGIYTTTSRSFAVVGLADSITEAEKIAEDALAVAGDEGLHMRHDIGKPELVQQRIDHVEELRGN, from the coding sequence TGCTACGCCTGTGCGGGCAACCGCAACCCCGGCATCGCTCGCATCGCCGAGGGCTTCGAGACGCTCGAGACGACAGACCCCGAGGCCGTCGTTTCCTACGCCGAGGACGTCGGGGCGACGATCGGCGTCGTCGGTCCCGAGGCACCCCTCGACGCCGGTGTCGCCGACGCACTCGAGGAAGCCGGCATCTACGCTTTCGGCCCGAAGCAGGACGACGCCCGGATCGAGACGGACAAGGCCTTCCAGCGCCGGTTCATGGCCGAGGAGGACATCCCCGGCTGCCCGGACTTCGAGACCTTCGACGACGCCGAGGCCGCCTGTGAGTTCATCGACGAGTACGACGGCGACCTCGCGATCAAGCCCGCCGGCCTCACCGGTGGCAAGGGCGTGAAGGTCATCGGCGATCAGGTCACCCCCGAGGAGGGCAAGGAGTACATCCGCGACTCCGGGTACGACCGGATCGTCCTCGAGGAACGACTGATCGGCGAGGAGTTCACCGTCCAGGCGTTCGTCGCTAACGGCACGCTCGAGACCGCACCCGCAGTCCAGGACCACAAGCGCGCCTACGAGGGTGACGAGGGACCGAACACCGGCGGGATGGGCAGCTACTCCGACGCGACCCGGGAACTGCCGTTCATGACCGAAGACGATTACGAGGAGGCCGTCTCGATCATCGAGGCGACCGTCGACGCCCTCGAGGATTATCGGGGGATTCTGTACGGCCAGTTCATGCTCACCGCCGAGGGCCCGAAGGTCATCGAGTTCAACGCCCGCTTCGGCGACCCCGAGGCGATGAACACCCTGCCCGTCCTCGAGACGGACTTCCTCGACGTACTCACCGCCGCTCGAGACGGTGAGCCGGTGCCCGACCTCGAGTTCGCAGATCAGGCGACCGTCTGCAAGTACGCGGTTCCGGAGGGCTATCCGACGGACCCGGAGGCAGGTGCGAAGGTCAAAGTCGATGAGGAGAGCGTAGCGCGGGTGGTCCGCGCCACGGCGGACTCGAGCGGGGAGGGAAGTGACCCGCGAGAGAGTGCCGGTGACGCCCTGCTGTACTACGCGAGCGTCGACGAGCGCGACGACGGCATCTACACGACGACCTCTCGATCGTTCGCCGTCGTCGGTCTCGCCGATTCGATCACGGAAGCCGAAAAGATCGCCGAGGACGCGCTGGCGGTCGCCGGCGACGAGGGACTGCACATGCGCCACGACATCGGCAAACCGGAGCTCGTCCAGCAGCGGATCGACCACGTCGAGGAACTCCGCGGGAACTGA
- a CDS encoding MgtC/SapB family protein: MRLQLQLADAPLDETVVRLALAAALGMFLGLEREWSQKPAGIRTFSLISLLAAVFTLLALETTLGVALLVLGGILVIVQGSVLAVQGLLGGEDAGLSLTTSVSMLVAYGVGVLVAAGFILEGVTVAVLSSLLLVLKRELHEFAWGLSREEMRATTEFAILAFVIYPLLPPEYDVEVAGLLLPLEPQIIWLMVVAVAGIGIVNYAIVSTYGGRGIAVTGFFGGLASSTAVVGTMLDHVSQRPEAASYAVAAILLANAAMATRNLAIAVGFTIGSGSDVLIEAVIPLGAVILLAVGVAAWTADWRESTPIDLESPFSMQNALAFGGVFLVVLVFGSLAEAWFGTLGFYATAVASGFVSSAGATTSAVVLYRGGQLGPTEATIAILLATVSSIVVKAALAGTSSDRDFRVQVVTYSALLLLGGAAASVLLVI; encoded by the coding sequence GTGCGCCTCCAGCTTCAGCTGGCCGACGCACCGCTCGACGAGACGGTGGTCCGACTGGCGCTCGCCGCTGCACTGGGGATGTTTCTCGGCCTCGAGCGGGAGTGGTCACAGAAGCCGGCTGGCATCCGGACGTTCTCGCTGATCAGTCTGCTCGCAGCGGTGTTCACCCTGCTGGCGCTCGAGACGACCCTCGGCGTCGCATTGCTCGTCCTCGGTGGCATCCTCGTCATCGTCCAGGGCAGCGTACTGGCCGTCCAGGGGCTTCTCGGGGGCGAAGACGCGGGGCTCTCGCTGACGACGTCGGTCTCGATGCTGGTCGCCTACGGCGTCGGCGTGCTGGTCGCCGCCGGATTCATCCTCGAGGGCGTCACCGTCGCCGTCCTCTCGTCGTTGCTGCTCGTGTTGAAACGCGAACTCCACGAGTTCGCGTGGGGGCTCTCTCGCGAGGAGATGCGCGCGACGACGGAGTTCGCCATCCTCGCGTTCGTGATCTACCCGCTGTTGCCGCCGGAGTACGACGTCGAGGTCGCCGGACTCCTCCTGCCGCTCGAGCCCCAGATCATCTGGCTGATGGTCGTCGCTGTCGCGGGGATCGGCATCGTCAACTACGCGATCGTCTCCACCTACGGTGGCCGCGGGATCGCGGTGACGGGCTTTTTCGGCGGCCTCGCATCCTCGACGGCAGTCGTCGGGACGATGCTCGACCACGTGAGTCAGCGGCCCGAAGCCGCCTCCTACGCCGTCGCGGCGATTCTGCTGGCCAACGCGGCGATGGCAACCCGAAACCTCGCGATCGCCGTCGGTTTCACGATCGGAAGCGGGAGCGACGTGCTCATCGAGGCGGTCATCCCGCTCGGGGCGGTGATCCTGCTTGCGGTGGGGGTCGCCGCCTGGACCGCCGACTGGCGTGAATCGACGCCGATCGACCTCGAGAGCCCGTTTTCGATGCAGAACGCACTCGCGTTCGGCGGCGTCTTCCTCGTCGTCCTCGTGTTCGGCTCCCTCGCGGAGGCGTGGTTCGGCACCCTCGGGTTCTACGCGACGGCGGTCGCGAGCGGCTTCGTCTCGAGTGCCGGTGCGACCACCTCGGCAGTCGTGCTCTATCGCGGTGGCCAGCTCGGGCCGACGGAGGCGACCATCGCCATCCTGCTGGCGACGGTCTCGAGTATCGTGGTGAAGGCGGCGCTCGCGGGAACCTCGAGTGATCGCGATTTCCGCGTGCAGGTGGTGACCTACAGCGCGCTCCTGTTGCTCGGGGGCGCAGCGGCGTCGGTGCTGCTCGTGATCTGA
- a CDS encoding TRAM domain-containing protein has translation MADCPLADDCPSFSERIAGMGCQHYGDRGGKEWCNHYNQPIQDLKTQPVKAGEEVVIDVVDMHESGAGVGRTEDGFIVMVDGVIPEARARVEITRVHSNHARAEEIETLPLEEDDEGDADDDAGESETDASDGPTRPPELGSRENFWGS, from the coding sequence ATGGCAGACTGTCCACTCGCCGACGACTGTCCGAGTTTTTCCGAGCGGATCGCCGGAATGGGGTGTCAACACTACGGCGACCGTGGCGGAAAAGAGTGGTGCAATCACTACAACCAGCCGATCCAGGATCTCAAGACCCAGCCAGTCAAGGCGGGTGAGGAAGTCGTCATCGACGTCGTCGACATGCACGAGAGCGGCGCTGGCGTCGGTCGAACCGAAGACGGGTTCATCGTGATGGTCGACGGCGTCATCCCCGAAGCTCGCGCCCGCGTCGAGATCACGCGCGTTCACAGCAACCACGCTCGGGCCGAGGAGATCGAGACCCTCCCGCTCGAGGAAGACGACGAGGGCGACGCTGATGACGACGCGGGTGAGAGTGAGACGGACGCGTCTGACGGGCCGACCCGACCACCAGAACTGGGCAGTCGAGAGAACTTCTGGGGGTCCTGA
- a CDS encoding electron transfer flavoprotein subunit beta/FixA family protein — protein MKILVTVKEVATVEDEFEIDGTEIASQYLSADLNEWDDYAVEEAVQLQEAGIADEVVTVTIGPEDAEQTIRQALAKGADRAIRVWDDALEGVDLLDVGAKTDILQSVIEDEDPDLVLTGVQSGDDSWGATGVALANELDFEWAAVVNHLEHDLEDGVASVRRELEGGIEELTDVELPAVLTIQTGINEPRYASLRGIRQAQRKPLDVQSLGDLGVDESAVEGAVTLTDMYEPESESDVTVWEGGADETAGELADLLRDKGVVA, from the coding sequence ATGAAGATCCTCGTTACGGTCAAAGAGGTCGCGACCGTCGAAGACGAGTTCGAGATCGACGGTACTGAAATCGCCAGTCAGTACCTGAGCGCCGATCTCAACGAGTGGGACGACTACGCCGTCGAAGAGGCCGTCCAGCTCCAGGAAGCTGGCATCGCCGACGAAGTCGTGACGGTCACGATCGGTCCGGAAGACGCCGAACAGACAATCCGCCAGGCACTTGCGAAGGGTGCCGACCGCGCCATCCGCGTCTGGGACGACGCCCTCGAGGGCGTCGACCTCCTCGACGTCGGCGCGAAAACCGACATTCTCCAGTCGGTCATCGAAGACGAGGACCCCGACCTCGTCCTGACCGGCGTCCAGTCCGGTGACGACAGCTGGGGCGCAACCGGTGTCGCCCTCGCGAACGAACTCGACTTCGAGTGGGCCGCCGTCGTCAACCACCTCGAGCACGACCTCGAGGACGGCGTCGCCTCCGTCCGCCGCGAACTCGAGGGCGGGATCGAAGAACTCACCGACGTCGAACTGCCTGCGGTGCTGACGATCCAGACCGGGATCAACGAGCCCCGCTACGCCAGCCTGCGCGGGATTCGACAGGCCCAGCGCAAGCCACTCGACGTCCAGAGCCTCGGCGACCTCGGTGTCGACGAGAGCGCCGTCGAGGGTGCGGTCACCCTGACCGACATGTACGAACCAGAAAGCGAGAGCGACGTTACCGTCTGGGAGGGCGGTGCCGACGAGACCGCCGGCGAGTTAGCTGACCTGCTCCGCGACAAGGGGGTGGTCGCATGA
- a CDS encoding electron transfer flavoprotein subunit alpha/FixB family protein has translation MSDVLAITDHRQGELRDVSYEIVSAGRDLADQTGGDLHLAVINGDVDAFAADVNRDGVDAIHTVDEGEEFDHGVYAQATAQLYDELAPQYVLTPNSVNGLDYAPAVAADLDLPIVTDAVGLSADGDALTVTREMFGGKVETTTDLEGQAIVTIREAEWAVAEGDGDAPIEAFDADIDEGALGATITGFEEVGGGDVDISEADVLVSVGRGIEEEDNLPIIEELAEALDATVSSSRPIVDNGWLPKNRQVGQSGKVVTPDVYIAIGISGAVQHVAGMKGSDTIVAINTDPNAPIMDIADYAIHDDLFDVVPALTEEFQ, from the coding sequence ATGAGCGACGTTCTCGCGATCACGGACCACCGTCAGGGCGAACTGCGCGACGTCAGCTACGAGATCGTCTCCGCCGGCCGCGACCTCGCCGACCAGACCGGCGGCGACCTCCACCTCGCGGTGATCAACGGCGACGTCGACGCTTTCGCCGCCGACGTCAACCGCGACGGCGTCGACGCCATCCACACCGTCGACGAGGGTGAGGAGTTCGACCACGGCGTCTACGCACAGGCAACCGCCCAGCTCTACGACGAGCTCGCGCCGCAGTACGTTCTCACGCCGAACAGCGTCAACGGCCTCGACTACGCTCCCGCGGTAGCGGCGGACCTCGACCTGCCGATCGTCACCGACGCCGTCGGCCTCAGCGCAGACGGCGACGCGCTGACGGTCACCCGCGAGATGTTCGGCGGCAAGGTCGAGACGACGACCGACCTCGAGGGGCAGGCGATCGTGACGATCCGCGAGGCCGAGTGGGCGGTCGCGGAGGGTGACGGCGACGCGCCGATCGAGGCGTTCGACGCCGACATCGACGAAGGTGCCCTCGGGGCGACGATCACCGGCTTCGAGGAGGTCGGCGGGGGCGACGTCGACATCAGCGAGGCGGACGTGCTCGTCTCCGTTGGCCGTGGGATCGAAGAGGAAGACAACCTGCCGATCATCGAGGAACTGGCCGAGGCGCTCGATGCGACGGTCTCCTCGTCGCGCCCGATCGTCGACAACGGCTGGCTGCCGAAGAACCGGCAGGTCGGCCAGTCCGGGAAGGTCGTCACGCCGGACGTCTACATCGCGATCGGTATCTCCGGTGCCGTCCAGCACGTCGCCGGGATGAAAGGCTCCGACACGATCGTGGCGATCAACACGGACCCCAACGCGCCGATCATGGACATCGCCGACTACGCGATCCACGACGACCTCTTCGACGTGGTGCCGGCGCTGACCGAAGAGTTCCAGTAA
- a CDS encoding methyl-accepting chemotaxis protein, producing the protein MADLFRKLVPRFIRRSYALKFAIALVVLGVAIGGVGLAGTMLVHDGVQTSVSEDHGTLALQQSQAVGAFHDDNVQTLETVARSSALEADSETVQEYVQTETSNRGGGGVGQLHFHVLETDGEVLASSKVSPGGELQGDWVGDLDEREGTYVTDAYRSGGVDGSEPRVAYVTDSGDVPDGQVLVYTVPLSDYPVSSADATHTVVVDGSGTVAFDETWSAVLESYDEDDAPIRAAGELSTSDAGGMEVEQAGGFLTDADVVGTESYVVGYSTVPGTDWVALVHTSTAEAYGFADDVMLYGSLATIVAVALVGAVGAVIGWNTSRSIDRLTSKAARMEEGDLDVDLESPRIDSIGRLYDGFDSMRWSLKDQIREATEARDEAETAQAETERINRHLESKAQEYREVMQTCATGDLTARMDPDSDNEAMTEIATEFNEMIAELEATTAAVKSFAREVATASEEVTASNEEVHSASVQVSESIQEISAGADRQNDQMQAVTGEMEDLSTTTEEIAASSDQVADIAERTAKTGRQGRQAAQEAIEGLDAIESDSEAAVEEIDRLAAEVEQIDDLLEFITEVAEQTNMLALNANIEASRSGESNEGFAAVAGEVKELAAETKSAANDIEQRLARIQSQTDQTAEAVQESSERVTEHSDSIERAAEALEEIAGYATETNVGVQEISAATDQQAASVQEVVAMADEVATIAEETSAESETVAAAAEEQTTALTEVSRSASTLAGQAAQLSESLEHFETDPDAGAEVDLASAAAGSMSEEDDEPIALPDPSGLGVRIGGGDGGDGAEVDVDDGIGSDDGMDSVTDDADGSGADGTDSDDADDTDAADEPTMFQFDEGADDR; encoded by the coding sequence ATGGCTGATCTCTTTCGGAAACTCGTCCCGCGATTTATTCGGCGCAGTTACGCGCTGAAGTTCGCGATCGCGCTGGTCGTCCTCGGCGTGGCGATCGGTGGCGTCGGACTCGCCGGGACGATGCTCGTTCACGACGGTGTGCAGACGTCGGTGTCGGAGGATCACGGGACCCTCGCACTCCAACAGTCACAGGCCGTGGGGGCGTTCCACGACGACAACGTCCAGACCCTCGAGACGGTCGCCCGGAGTAGTGCCCTCGAGGCCGACTCGGAGACCGTACAGGAGTACGTTCAGACCGAGACGAGCAACCGTGGTGGTGGCGGGGTCGGACAACTCCACTTCCACGTGCTCGAGACCGACGGCGAGGTGCTCGCGAGTTCGAAGGTCAGCCCCGGTGGCGAGTTGCAGGGCGACTGGGTTGGCGACCTCGACGAGCGAGAGGGGACGTACGTGACCGACGCCTACCGGAGCGGTGGCGTCGACGGCAGCGAACCGCGCGTCGCGTACGTGACCGACAGCGGCGACGTCCCGGACGGTCAGGTACTGGTCTACACGGTTCCGCTGTCGGACTACCCCGTCAGCAGCGCCGACGCGACCCATACCGTCGTCGTCGACGGCAGTGGCACGGTCGCGTTCGACGAGACCTGGAGTGCCGTCCTCGAGTCCTACGACGAGGACGACGCACCGATCCGGGCGGCCGGGGAGCTGTCCACGAGTGACGCTGGCGGGATGGAAGTCGAGCAGGCTGGCGGCTTCCTCACCGACGCAGACGTAGTCGGGACGGAGTCGTACGTCGTCGGCTACTCGACGGTCCCCGGCACTGACTGGGTGGCACTCGTCCACACCTCGACCGCTGAGGCCTACGGTTTCGCAGACGACGTCATGCTTTACGGTAGTCTCGCGACGATCGTCGCGGTCGCGCTCGTCGGCGCGGTCGGGGCCGTAATCGGCTGGAACACCTCCCGGTCGATCGATCGACTCACCAGCAAGGCCGCCCGGATGGAGGAGGGCGATCTCGACGTCGACCTCGAGTCCCCGCGGATCGACAGTATCGGCCGCCTCTACGACGGCTTCGACAGCATGCGCTGGTCGCTAAAAGACCAGATCAGGGAGGCGACGGAGGCCCGCGACGAGGCCGAAACCGCTCAGGCCGAGACCGAGCGCATCAACCGCCACCTCGAGTCGAAAGCCCAGGAGTACCGCGAAGTGATGCAGACCTGTGCGACCGGGGACCTGACGGCGCGGATGGATCCCGACAGCGACAACGAGGCGATGACCGAGATCGCCACCGAGTTCAACGAGATGATCGCCGAACTCGAGGCGACGACGGCCGCGGTCAAGTCCTTCGCTCGCGAGGTTGCAACGGCCTCCGAGGAGGTGACGGCCTCGAACGAGGAGGTTCACTCGGCGTCGGTGCAGGTCAGCGAATCGATTCAGGAGATTTCGGCGGGTGCGGACCGGCAGAACGACCAGATGCAGGCAGTGACTGGCGAGATGGAAGACCTGTCGACGACGACCGAGGAGATCGCCGCCTCCTCAGATCAGGTCGCCGACATCGCCGAGCGGACGGCCAAGACGGGTCGGCAGGGTCGGCAGGCTGCCCAGGAAGCGATCGAGGGACTGGACGCGATCGAGTCCGATTCCGAGGCCGCCGTCGAGGAGATCGATCGCCTCGCGGCGGAGGTCGAACAGATCGACGACTTGCTCGAGTTCATCACCGAGGTCGCAGAGCAGACGAACATGCTGGCGCTGAACGCCAACATCGAGGCCTCGCGGTCGGGTGAGTCCAACGAGGGCTTCGCGGCGGTCGCGGGTGAGGTCAAGGAACTGGCCGCGGAGACGAAGTCCGCTGCAAACGACATCGAGCAGCGACTCGCTCGGATCCAGTCCCAGACCGACCAGACGGCCGAGGCCGTCCAGGAAAGCAGCGAGCGGGTGACCGAACACAGCGACTCGATCGAACGCGCTGCCGAAGCGCTCGAGGAGATCGCCGGCTACGCGACCGAGACGAACGTCGGCGTCCAGGAGATCTCTGCGGCGACCGACCAGCAGGCCGCGTCGGTCCAGGAGGTCGTCGCGATGGCCGACGAGGTGGCGACGATCGCCGAAGAGACGAGCGCGGAGAGCGAGACGGTCGCCGCGGCGGCCGAAGAACAGACGACGGCGCTCACGGAGGTCTCCCGGAGTGCGAGCACCCTCGCGGGGCAGGCCGCCCAGCTCTCGGAGTCGCTCGAGCACTTCGAGACGGACCCCGACGCGGGTGCGGAGGTCGACCTCGCGTCGGCGGCCGCTGGTTCGATGTCCGAGGAGGACGACGAACCGATCGCGCTGCCTGATCCGAGCGGACTCGGCGTCCGTATCGGCGGCGGTGACGGCGGCGACGGTGCCGAGGTCGACGTCGACGACGGGATAGGGAGCGACGATGGGATGGATTCGGTGACCGACGATGCGGACGGTTCGGGAGCCGACGGCACAGATTCGGACGACGCGGATGACACGGACGCCGCTGACGAGCCAACGATGTTCCAGTTTGACGAGGGAGCCGACGACCGATAG
- a CDS encoding polyprenyl synthetase family protein, producing MELLERRRALIEDRLVDVVDGIEPGTLRSEVRHATLSGGKRVRPMVTVLSCETVGGGAEDAVDFGVGIELVHTASLVVDDIIDRSALRRGTQSAWAEFGYGPAIVTSDGLLGEAFALFSADPDATRVVAEAMVELGIGEATELSATPTNEDEYMTLARRKTGALFRAAAELGAIAADSDGVTVEALGEYAERVGIAFQIRDDVLDAVADADDLGKPTGHDAALERPSLVQVTELTPEEANARARAEADRAIDALERVEVADPEAEAYLLELAEFVVERDR from the coding sequence ATGGAACTTCTGGAGCGCCGTCGGGCGCTGATCGAGGATCGACTCGTCGACGTCGTCGACGGGATCGAACCCGGGACGCTCAGGTCGGAAGTTCGCCACGCGACGCTGTCGGGGGGAAAGCGGGTCAGGCCGATGGTGACGGTTCTCTCGTGTGAGACCGTCGGCGGGGGTGCCGAGGACGCCGTCGACTTCGGTGTCGGCATCGAGCTCGTCCACACCGCGTCACTCGTCGTCGACGACATCATCGACCGCTCGGCGCTCCGCCGTGGCACCCAGAGCGCCTGGGCCGAGTTCGGCTACGGGCCGGCGATCGTGACGAGTGACGGCCTGCTGGGTGAGGCGTTCGCCCTCTTCTCGGCGGATCCGGACGCTACCCGTGTCGTCGCCGAGGCGATGGTCGAACTCGGAATCGGCGAGGCCACCGAACTCTCTGCGACTCCGACCAACGAAGACGAGTACATGACTCTCGCCCGGCGAAAGACGGGCGCACTCTTCCGGGCGGCGGCCGAACTCGGCGCGATTGCCGCCGACTCCGACGGCGTCACCGTCGAGGCCCTCGGTGAGTACGCAGAACGGGTCGGCATCGCCTTCCAGATCAGAGACGACGTCCTCGACGCCGTCGCCGACGCCGACGACCTCGGAAAACCGACCGGCCACGACGCCGCCCTAGAACGCCCGTCACTCGTTCAGGTGACCGAACTCACCCCCGAGGAGGCCAACGCCCGCGCCCGGGCGGAAGCCGACCGGGCCATCGACGCCCTCGAGCGGGTCGAGGTGGCCGATCCGGAGGCAGAAGCCTACCTGCTCGAGCTGGCGGAGTTCGTGGTCGAGCGCGATCGCTGA
- a CDS encoding NAD(P)-dependent alcohol dehydrogenase, producing the protein MEIEAAVVSEEGGSFDIETVDLEEPRAAEVLVRIVGVGVCHTDLIVRDQLYPTPLPAVLGHEGSGVVEDVGANVTTVEPGDHVVLSFDYDDECPSCQAGHPAYCASFFEHNFAGARPEDGTSPLAADGDRVSGRFFGQSSFATHAIATERNVVPVENDDDVPLELLGPLGCGIQTGAGGVINTLAPTAGSSIAVFGAGSVGLSAVMAADVVGCTEVLSIDLEENRLEKAAELGATETVNPENVDDVVETITDLTSGGVDYALETTGVPEVAEQAVDVLTQRGTLGVIGAPALGTRASYDVNDLILNGRSITGIVEGDSNPQEFIPDLVDLYRQGTFPFDELVTYYDFEEIESAVEDSESGETIKPVLRVSEP; encoded by the coding sequence ATGGAAATCGAAGCCGCAGTCGTTTCCGAAGAGGGTGGATCGTTCGACATCGAGACCGTCGACCTCGAGGAGCCTCGGGCAGCGGAGGTACTCGTCCGGATCGTCGGCGTTGGCGTCTGCCACACCGACCTGATCGTTCGTGATCAGTTGTATCCGACGCCGCTGCCGGCCGTCCTGGGCCACGAAGGCTCCGGCGTCGTCGAGGACGTCGGCGCAAACGTCACCACCGTCGAACCCGGCGACCACGTGGTGCTGAGCTTCGACTACGACGACGAGTGTCCGAGCTGTCAGGCCGGCCATCCCGCCTACTGCGCGTCGTTCTTCGAACACAACTTCGCTGGCGCACGGCCCGAAGACGGCACCTCACCGCTCGCTGCCGACGGCGACCGGGTCAGCGGCCGCTTCTTCGGCCAGTCGTCGTTCGCCACCCACGCCATCGCCACCGAACGAAACGTCGTTCCCGTCGAGAACGATGACGACGTCCCCCTCGAGTTGCTGGGCCCGCTCGGCTGTGGCATCCAGACCGGCGCCGGCGGCGTCATCAACACGCTCGCGCCCACCGCCGGCTCGTCGATCGCCGTCTTCGGCGCCGGCTCGGTCGGTCTCTCGGCCGTGATGGCCGCCGACGTCGTCGGCTGTACGGAGGTCCTCTCGATCGACCTCGAGGAGAACCGCCTCGAGAAGGCCGCAGAGCTCGGTGCGACAGAGACGGTGAACCCCGAAAACGTCGACGACGTCGTCGAAACCATCACGGATCTGACCAGTGGCGGCGTCGACTACGCTCTCGAGACGACCGGGGTCCCAGAAGTCGCAGAACAGGCCGTCGACGTACTCACCCAGCGCGGCACCCTCGGGGTCATCGGCGCACCGGCCCTCGGGACGCGGGCGAGCTACGACGTCAACGATCTCATTCTCAACGGCCGGTCGATCACCGGTATCGTCGAAGGTGACTCGAATCCACAGGAGTTCATCCCCGACCTCGTCGACCTCTACCGCCAGGGCACGTTCCCGTTCGACGAACTCGTCACCTACTACGACTTCGAGGAGATCGAATCCGCCGTCGAGGATTCGGAGAGCGGCGAGACGATCAAGCCGGTGTTGCGGGTCAGCGAACCCTGA
- a CDS encoding DUF373 family protein — protein sequence MLLVLCVDLDDDLGRKTGFSTPVIGREPVEEAAVALATADPEDSDVNVIFQGLSIYDDLAGRDESVEVAVVTGTEGSDVEANRQVGREVDTVLANIATAEDVTALVITDGAQDESVIPVIRSRVPIDGVRRVVVRQAQNLESMYYTIKQVLDDPETRGTVLIPLGILLLIYPLALIGSAMEWPGFVLGTTSALLGLYLISRGLGLGDRLDVAVERARRSLYAGRTTLLAYVVAATLFVLGGVSGMNTLEQTEAVHGDLEIPTMLAALVYGSIQWLAAAGVTTSLGQITDEYIAGNLEWRYLNAPFYVVSIAIVLHAVSAFFLGLVGISYLAAALTVGTLLGIVSTLAFAVLESWYVDGESGGDGETDAEATRVDRAD from the coding sequence ATGTTGCTGGTGCTGTGTGTCGACCTCGACGACGACCTCGGGCGAAAGACCGGCTTCTCGACGCCGGTCATCGGCCGCGAGCCGGTCGAAGAGGCGGCCGTCGCGCTCGCGACCGCAGACCCCGAAGACTCCGACGTCAACGTGATCTTTCAGGGGCTGTCGATCTACGACGACCTCGCGGGACGCGACGAGAGCGTCGAGGTCGCGGTCGTCACCGGCACCGAGGGCAGCGACGTGGAGGCGAACCGGCAGGTCGGTCGCGAGGTCGACACTGTTCTCGCGAACATCGCGACCGCCGAAGACGTCACCGCGCTCGTGATCACCGACGGCGCGCAGGACGAGTCGGTCATCCCGGTCATCCGCTCGCGGGTTCCCATCGACGGCGTCCGCCGGGTCGTCGTCCGGCAGGCCCAGAACCTCGAGTCGATGTACTACACGATCAAGCAGGTGCTCGACGACCCCGAAACGCGCGGAACCGTGCTCATCCCGCTCGGAATCTTGCTGCTCATCTACCCGCTCGCGCTGATCGGCAGCGCGATGGAGTGGCCGGGGTTCGTCCTCGGTACCACGTCGGCCCTGCTGGGGCTTTACCTCATCTCGCGGGGCCTCGGTCTCGGCGATCGACTGGACGTGGCCGTCGAACGGGCGCGCCGGTCGCTGTACGCCGGTCGAACGACGCTGCTGGCATACGTCGTCGCCGCCACCCTGTTCGTCCTCGGTGGCGTCAGCGGGATGAATACCCTGGAACAGACGGAGGCGGTCCACGGCGACCTCGAGATTCCGACGATGCTCGCGGCGCTCGTCTACGGCTCGATCCAGTGGCTCGCCGCAGCGGGCGTCACGACCAGTCTCGGACAGATCACCGACGAGTACATCGCCGGGAACCTCGAGTGGCGTTACCTCAACGCCCCGTTCTACGTGGTCTCGATCGCCATCGTCCTCCACGCGGTGAGCGCCTTCTTCCTCGGTCTGGTCGGAATCAGCTACCTCGCGGCGGCGCTGACCGTCGGCACCCTCCTCGGCATCGTCAGCACGCTCGCGTTCGCCGTCCTCGAATCGTGGTACGTAGATGGCGAGTCGGGCGGCGACGGTGAAACCGACGCAGAGGCAACGCGAGTCGATCGCGCCGACTGA